The proteins below are encoded in one region of Desulfovibrio sp. JC022:
- a CDS encoding Fe-S-containing hydro-lyase gives MAEYKLTTPLTDEDMVQLKAGDVVKLTGTIYTARDAAHKRLCDLLDAGKDLPFELKGSVVYYVGPSPAPPGRPIGSAGPTTSYRMDTYAPRLHSLGQKASIGKGKRNDEVKQALKDNKAVYFGATGGAGALLSMCIKDAKVIAFDELGPEAIRELTVEEFPLLVINDSHGGELYAVPDRKAAGVE, from the coding sequence ATGGCTGAATACAAACTTACCACCCCGCTTACTGATGAAGATATGGTTCAGCTCAAGGCCGGTGATGTGGTCAAATTGACCGGAACCATCTACACCGCCCGTGATGCCGCCCACAAAAGACTTTGTGACCTGCTTGATGCCGGTAAAGATCTTCCTTTCGAACTGAAAGGTTCGGTGGTCTATTACGTCGGTCCAAGCCCGGCTCCTCCGGGCAGGCCTATCGGGTCCGCAGGGCCGACCACCAGTTACCGCATGGACACTTACGCACCCCGGCTGCACAGCCTCGGCCAGAAGGCCAGCATCGGCAAGGGTAAGCGTAATGATGAGGTCAAGCAGGCCTTGAAGGATAATAAAGCTGTTTATTTCGGAGCAACCGGAGGTGCTGGTGCTCTGCTTTCCATGTGCATCAAGGATGCGAAAGTTATCGCTTTTGATGAACTTGGTCCTGAAGCTATCCGTGAACTGACCGTGGAGGAATTTCCCCTGCTGGTCATCAATGATTCCCACGGTGGCGAATTGTACGCCGTCCCTGACCGTAAGGCGGCGGGTGTTGAGTAA
- a CDS encoding succinate dehydrogenase/fumarate reductase cytochrome b subunit, with protein MAVNVGMHVARPGKRDAVLDWLQMLTGAGLVAFMWCHMILVSSVVISPKIMNAIAHFFEATYMAQVGGPLIFLTFLLHFALAARKIPFRPEGQATIWQHAQMLKHRDTWLWVVQAVTAMVILVMGAIHMWVVLNDLPITAAKSAARVGEGGWMLFYLVLLPCVELHVSVGFYRIGVKWGFIRTENRKQAKKLESILFATFMVIGIITLIRFITLS; from the coding sequence ATGGCTGTAAATGTAGGTATGCACGTGGCGCGTCCAGGGAAGAGGGATGCGGTCCTCGACTGGCTGCAAATGCTTACCGGAGCCGGACTTGTGGCCTTTATGTGGTGTCACATGATTCTGGTCTCCTCGGTGGTCATTTCGCCCAAGATTATGAATGCCATTGCTCATTTCTTTGAAGCAACATACATGGCACAGGTCGGTGGTCCTTTGATTTTCTTAACTTTTTTGCTACATTTCGCGCTGGCGGCCAGAAAGATACCTTTTCGGCCGGAAGGGCAGGCAACCATTTGGCAGCATGCACAGATGCTTAAGCATCGTGACACCTGGCTTTGGGTTGTTCAGGCCGTGACCGCAATGGTTATCCTCGTAATGGGTGCCATCCACATGTGGGTTGTGCTCAATGATCTTCCTATTACTGCTGCAAAGTCGGCGGCCCGTGTTGGAGAAGGCGGATGGATGCTTTTCTATCTGGTTCTTTTGCCCTGCGTTGAGCTTCATGTGAGCGTGGGATTCTACCGCATCGGTGTCAAATGGGGATTTATCAGGACTGAGAACAGGAAACAGGCCAAGAAGCTTGAGTCTATTCTCTTCGCGACCTTTATGGTTATCGGCATCATCACCCTGATCAGGTTCATCACTTTAAGTTAA
- a CDS encoding fumarate reductase iron-sulfur subunit: protein MSRQLEFDIFRYNPQDKGSVPHMQTFVLDETENMTLFIALNRLREEQDPGLIFDFCCRAGICGACAMVVNGKPRLACQTKTVDLPERITLLPLPVYQLIGDLSVDTGSWFREMYQTTESWIHTNKTFDPNALEERMENEVAEQIYELERCIECGCCVAACGTARLRDDFLGAASLNRVARFVVDPRDQRTDRDYFEIIGNDEGIFGCMGLLGCEDVCPKSLPLQNQLGFLRRKMGITAIKEIFRK from the coding sequence ATGAGCAGACAACTCGAATTTGATATATTCCGTTACAATCCACAGGATAAGGGGTCGGTTCCGCACATGCAGACTTTTGTGCTGGATGAAACCGAGAACATGACCCTCTTCATCGCGCTGAACCGTCTGCGCGAGGAGCAGGACCCCGGCCTGATTTTTGACTTCTGTTGCCGCGCCGGTATCTGCGGTGCATGCGCCATGGTCGTTAACGGTAAGCCCCGTCTGGCCTGCCAGACTAAGACTGTCGACCTTCCCGAACGCATTACCCTGTTGCCCCTGCCCGTATATCAGCTGATCGGTGACCTTTCAGTTGATACCGGTTCCTGGTTCAGGGAAATGTACCAGACCACTGAATCTTGGATTCACACCAATAAGACCTTTGATCCCAATGCCCTTGAAGAGCGCATGGAAAACGAGGTTGCGGAACAGATCTACGAACTGGAACGTTGCATCGAATGCGGCTGTTGTGTCGCAGCCTGCGGTACCGCCCGCCTTCGTGATGATTTCCTCGGTGCTGCATCCCTGAACCGTGTGGCCCGTTTTGTAGTTGATCCCCGCGACCAGCGTACTGACCGCGATTACTTTGAAATTATTGGTAATGATGAAGGTATCTTCGGCTGTATGGGCCTCCTCGGCTGCGAAGATGTCTGCCCCAAGAGTCTGCCGTTGCAGAACCAGCTCGGTTTTCTGCGCCGCAAGATGGGTATCACCGCAATCAAAGAAATATTCAGGAAGTAA
- a CDS encoding malic enzyme-like NAD(P)-binding protein: MALFTKQEALDYHSKGRKGKVEVVPVKPCDTQKHLSMAYSPGVAESCKEIAEDKEKSYLYTARGNLVAVVSNGTAVLGLGNIGPEAGKPVMEGKGVLFKVFADIDVFDINLDVTDPDELCKIVKAMEPTFGGINLEDIKAPECFYIEEKLKKEMDIPVFHDDQHGTAIISGAGLINAAEITGKKIEDMRLVVSGAGASAVACTTFYKSLGIKSENIAMFDSRGHINNSREGLNEQKKSFATDKEYKDLADAMNGADVFLGLSVKGMVTKDMVKSMADSPIIFAMANPDPEIPYTDAKEARPDAIMGTGRSDFPNQINNVLGFPFIFRGALDVNATSINEEMKIAAAKSLAALAKEPAPDYVCEAYGVDKLEFGIDYIIPKPLDLRLIEFESAAVAQAAMDTGVARKKIDIEEYKKELRARLAASRERVGDFISSYNLDF; encoded by the coding sequence ATGGCTCTTTTCACTAAACAGGAAGCTCTTGATTACCATTCCAAAGGTAGAAAGGGTAAAGTTGAAGTCGTTCCCGTAAAACCTTGTGATACCCAGAAACATCTTTCCATGGCTTACAGCCCCGGTGTTGCTGAATCCTGCAAGGAAATTGCTGAAGATAAAGAAAAATCCTATCTCTACACTGCTCGCGGAAACCTCGTTGCTGTTGTTTCCAACGGTACCGCAGTTCTCGGTCTCGGTAATATCGGTCCTGAAGCAGGTAAGCCGGTTATGGAAGGTAAAGGCGTTCTTTTTAAAGTCTTCGCCGACATTGATGTTTTTGACATCAACCTTGATGTCACCGACCCTGATGAACTCTGCAAGATCGTGAAAGCCATGGAACCCACCTTCGGTGGTATCAACCTCGAAGATATCAAGGCTCCTGAATGCTTCTACATTGAAGAGAAACTCAAAAAAGAAATGGATATCCCGGTTTTCCATGATGACCAGCACGGTACCGCCATCATCTCCGGCGCAGGGCTGATCAACGCTGCTGAAATTACCGGTAAGAAAATTGAAGATATGCGTCTGGTTGTTTCCGGCGCAGGTGCTTCCGCTGTTGCTTGCACCACCTTCTACAAGTCTTTGGGTATCAAGTCTGAGAACATCGCCATGTTCGATTCCCGCGGTCATATCAATAACAGCCGTGAAGGTCTCAACGAGCAGAAGAAATCCTTTGCTACCGACAAAGAGTACAAGGATCTCGCCGATGCCATGAACGGTGCCGACGTATTCCTCGGCCTGTCCGTAAAGGGCATGGTTACCAAAGATATGGTTAAGTCTATGGCTGACTCCCCCATCATTTTTGCTATGGCTAACCCTGATCCTGAAATTCCTTACACCGATGCCAAGGAAGCACGTCCTGATGCCATCATGGGTACCGGACGTTCCGACTTCCCCAACCAGATCAACAATGTTCTGGGTTTCCCCTTTATCTTCCGCGGTGCGCTGGACGTAAATGCTACTTCCATCAACGAAGAAATGAAGATTGCAGCAGCGAAATCTTTGGCAGCTCTGGCAAAAGAGCCGGCTCCAGATTATGTCTGCGAAGCTTACGGTGTGGATAAACTCGAATTCGGCATTGACTACATCATCCCTAAACCGCTTGACCTGCGTCTGATCGAATTCGAATCAGCAGCAGTTGCACAGGCCGCTATGGATACCGGTGTAGCCCGCAAGAAGATCGATATTGAAGAGTACAAGAAAGAACTGCGCGCACGTCTGGCTGCTTCCAGAGAACGTGTGGGTGATTTCATCAGTTCCTACAATCTCGATTTCTAG
- a CDS encoding fumarate reductase flavoprotein subunit, which produces MQTYYSDLLVIGAGLAGERVAVEAAQEGFDVICLSIVPARRSHSSAAQGGMQAALGNCAKGEGDNVDVHFGDTVRGSDWGCDQEVARLFADAAPIEMRRLAHWGVPWNRVVPGKSFYFKGGEKFEKEEKEEKRGLITARSFGGTAKWRTCYTSDGTGHAVMCTMDNRCAELGINVFDRKEAISLIHDGDKCTGAVVRCLRTGELEVYLSKATSICTGGFGRIYKATTNAVICDGGGHIIAHDTGVVPIGNPEAIQFHPTGIVPTDILVTEGCRGDGGTLLDVNEERFMNIYEPEKAELASRDVVSRWMTHHMREGKGVKSAYGEHLWLDIRHLGDKHISTKLREVDEICHHFLGVDPRTQLIPVRPTQHYTMAGVRTNKDGAVYGLKGLFSAGEAACWDMHGFNRLGGNSLAETVVAGGIIGTKIVEFLKGYETDFKTAVVAEAVRKEQDRIEKLRSGANGKENVYKVREEMQDALMEGCFVFRNDAGLNKCIETLQGTLDKARKVGLVSDGLGANHELAAALKIEGQVKLGLCIAKAALERTESRGSHNREDYTARDDKNWLNRTLAYWREGADMPELQYEEATPGYEIPPGDRGYGGGSIIEADKAEIEAKMFKK; this is translated from the coding sequence ATGCAAACATATTACTCTGATCTCCTTGTTATCGGCGCGGGCCTTGCGGGCGAGCGCGTGGCTGTGGAGGCGGCCCAGGAAGGTTTTGATGTAATTTGTCTCTCAATTGTCCCGGCACGCCGATCACATTCATCGGCAGCGCAGGGCGGCATGCAGGCCGCACTGGGTAACTGTGCCAAGGGCGAGGGAGACAATGTAGACGTCCATTTCGGCGACACTGTTCGCGGTTCCGACTGGGGCTGTGACCAGGAAGTGGCCCGTCTTTTCGCTGACGCGGCTCCCATTGAAATGCGCAGACTGGCGCATTGGGGCGTGCCCTGGAACCGTGTTGTTCCCGGTAAATCCTTCTATTTCAAAGGTGGCGAGAAATTTGAAAAAGAAGAGAAAGAAGAAAAGCGCGGCCTGATTACCGCCCGTTCATTCGGCGGAACAGCCAAATGGCGTACCTGCTATACTTCCGATGGAACCGGACACGCGGTCATGTGTACCATGGACAACCGCTGTGCCGAACTCGGAATCAATGTTTTCGACCGCAAAGAAGCCATCTCCCTCATTCATGACGGAGACAAATGCACCGGTGCTGTTGTGCGCTGCCTGCGTACGGGCGAACTGGAAGTGTACCTTTCCAAGGCGACTTCCATCTGCACAGGCGGTTTCGGACGTATTTACAAGGCGACCACCAACGCGGTTATCTGTGACGGCGGCGGGCACATCATTGCCCACGATACCGGGGTTGTACCCATCGGTAACCCGGAAGCCATCCAGTTTCACCCCACCGGAATCGTACCTACCGATATTCTGGTAACCGAAGGTTGTCGCGGTGACGGCGGAACCCTGCTTGATGTTAATGAAGAACGTTTCATGAACATCTACGAACCCGAAAAGGCCGAACTGGCCTCCCGTGACGTTGTTTCCCGCTGGATGACCCATCACATGCGTGAAGGCAAAGGTGTTAAATCCGCTTACGGCGAACATCTCTGGCTGGACATCCGCCATCTCGGTGACAAGCACATTTCCACCAAACTGCGTGAAGTTGATGAAATCTGCCATCACTTCCTGGGCGTTGACCCCCGTACACAGCTCATCCCGGTCCGTCCGACCCAGCATTACACCATGGCTGGCGTGCGTACCAATAAAGATGGTGCGGTTTACGGTCTCAAGGGTCTTTTCTCCGCCGGTGAGGCCGCATGCTGGGATATGCACGGCTTTAACCGTCTCGGCGGTAACTCTTTGGCTGAGACGGTTGTTGCCGGTGGTATCATCGGTACCAAGATCGTTGAATTCCTCAAAGGTTATGAGACCGATTTTAAAACCGCTGTTGTTGCCGAAGCTGTCCGCAAAGAGCAGGACCGCATTGAAAAACTGCGCAGCGGTGCCAACGGTAAAGAGAATGTCTACAAGGTCCGCGAAGAAATGCAGGACGCCCTCATGGAAGGTTGTTTTGTTTTCAGAAATGATGCCGGACTCAACAAATGCATTGAAACCCTTCAGGGTACTCTTGATAAAGCCCGCAAGGTCGGTCTTGTTTCCGACGGTCTGGGCGCGAACCACGAACTGGCTGCGGCCCTTAAGATTGAAGGTCAGGTCAAACTGGGCCTGTGTATTGCCAAGGCTGCTCTTGAACGTACTGAAAGCCGTGGTTCCCACAACCGTGAGGACTACACCGCACGTGATGACAAGAATTGGCTGAACAGGACTCTGGCCTACTGGCGTGAGGGCGCGGATATGCCCGAACTTCAGTACGAAGAAGCCACACCCGGTTATGAAATTCCTCCGGGAGACCGTGGTTACGGCGGCGGTTCCATCATCGAAGCCGACAAGGCTGAGATTGAAGCCAAAATGTTCAAGAAATAA
- a CDS encoding fumarate hydratase produces MRTIKAEQVIDAVAKMCVSANRYLPADVRKRFEECAAAEDSPAAKEVFRQIKENWELAEESGLPLCQDTGLAVYIVEMGEDVRVEGMNIREAINEGTRKGYEEGFLRKSACDPLTRANTKDNTPAIIHFDIVPGDKIKITFMAKGGGSENMSRVTMLAPAQGWEGIKKFVIERVAEAGPNPCPPTMVGIGVGGTFEYSALLAKKSLMRKVGEPHPDPEMAKLEAELMEDINKLGIGPMGLGGKTTVFDVKIEMRPCHIASLPLAVNIQCHSSRHEEVVL; encoded by the coding sequence ATGCGTACCATTAAAGCTGAACAGGTTATCGATGCTGTGGCGAAAATGTGCGTAAGCGCAAACCGCTACCTGCCCGCCGATGTCCGCAAGCGTTTTGAAGAATGTGCTGCTGCTGAGGATTCCCCGGCCGCAAAGGAAGTCTTCAGGCAGATCAAGGAAAACTGGGAACTGGCTGAAGAATCCGGCCTGCCGCTCTGTCAGGATACCGGACTGGCTGTCTACATAGTTGAAATGGGTGAAGATGTGCGTGTGGAAGGCATGAACATCCGCGAAGCCATCAACGAGGGAACCCGCAAGGGTTACGAAGAAGGATTCCTGCGCAAGTCGGCCTGCGATCCCCTGACCCGTGCCAATACCAAAGACAACACCCCGGCCATCATCCATTTTGATATCGTCCCCGGTGACAAGATCAAAATCACTTTCATGGCCAAGGGCGGCGGTTCCGAAAACATGAGCCGGGTGACCATGCTTGCTCCGGCTCAGGGCTGGGAAGGCATCAAGAAATTCGTCATCGAGCGGGTTGCCGAAGCCGGACCCAATCCCTGCCCTCCGACCATGGTCGGTATCGGCGTGGGCGGAACCTTTGAATATTCCGCACTGCTGGCTAAAAAGTCACTGATGCGCAAAGTGGGCGAGCCTCATCCTGACCCGGAAATGGCTAAGCTTGAAGCCGAACTCATGGAAGATATCAATAAGCTCGGCATCGGTCCCATGGGCCTTGGCGGCAAGACCACCGTCTTCGACGTGAAGATCGAAATGCGCCCCTGCCACATTGCGTCCCTGCCGCTGGCGGTGAACATCCAGTGCCATTCTTCAAGGCACGAGGAGGTTGTACTCTAA